A genomic window from Brassica oleracea var. oleracea cultivar TO1000 chromosome C8, BOL, whole genome shotgun sequence includes:
- the LOC106307524 gene encoding tetraspanin-11-like, whose translation MFRVSNFVVGVANTLVMLVGASAIGYSIYMFVHQDVTDCESAIRAPLLTTGIILFLVSLIGVIGSCFKENVAMVSYLIILIAGIVALLVFSIFLFFVTNKGAGHVVSGRVYREYHTVDFSTWLNGFVGGKRWVGIRSCLAEASVCDDLSDGRVSQIADAFYHKNLSPIQSGCCKPPSDCNFQFRNATFWMPPAKNATTVATDNGDCGAWSNVQTELCFNCNACRAGVLANIREKWRHLLVFNICLLILLMTVCSCGCRARRNNLAATESDRA comes from the exons ATGTTTCGAGTAAGCAACTTCGTTGTGGGTGTAGCCAACACGTTGGTGATGTTAGTGGGCGCATCAGCCATCGGTTACTCCATTTACATGTTCGTTCATCAAGACGTGACCGATTGTGAATCAGCCATTCGTGCACCACTCCTCACGACCGGGATCATCCTCTTCTTGGTGTCTTTAATAGGAGTGATAGGATCTTGCTTCAAGGAGAATGTCGCAATGGTCTCCTACTTGATCATACTGATTGCGGGCATTGTTGCGTTACTGGTTTTCTCGATATTTCTCTTCTTTGTGACCAACAAAGGAGCCGGTCATGTGGTCTCTGGTCGAGTGTATAGAGAGTACCATACGGTGGACTTCTCGACTTGGCTAAACGGTTTTGTTGGTGGGAAGAGATGGGTTGGTATAAGGTCTTGTCTCGCTGAGGCTAGCGTTTGTGATGATTTGAGTGATGGTCGTGTTAGTCAGATCGCTGATGCGTTTTATCACAAGAACTTGTCTCCAATCCAG TCAGGTTGTTGTAAGCCACCGTCGGATTGCAACTTCCAGTTCAGAAACGCGACGTTCTGGATGCCGCCGGCGAAAAATGCAACGACGGTTGCGACGGACAACGGTGATTGCGGTGCGTGGAGTAACGTGCAAACGGAGTTATGTTTTAACTGCAACGCATGCAGAGCGGGTGTGTTAGCCAACATAAGAGAGAAGTGGAGGCATCTTCTTGTTTTCAACATATGTCTCCTCATACTCCTCATGACCGTTTGTTCATGCGGTTGCCGTGCTCGTCGTAACAATCTCGCCGCTACCGAAAGTGACCGTGCCTGA
- the LOC106312074 gene encoding transcription factor MYB51-like encodes MVRTPCCKAELGLKKGAWTPEEDQKLVSYVNRHGEGGWRTLPEKAGLKRCGKSCRLRWANYLRPDIKRGEFTEDEECSIISLHALHGNKWAAIARGLPGRTDNEIKNHWNTHIKKRLIKKGVDPVTHKSLISDKSENFPEIPEKQNVIQTIITSEDDLDNEKVKNSNKKPVLSSAKFLNRVANRFGKRINQSVLSEIIGSGGPLTTTTTSHTATTTSVTVNSESDKSTSSSFTPTSDLLCQMTVNGNATSSPSTFSDASVNDSLMYCDNEDNLGFSNFLNDEDFMMLEESCVDNTEFMKELSRFLEEDVNDDVEVMHVYEHQDNIEDIDNYFA; translated from the exons ATGGTGCGGACACCGTGTTGCAAAGCTGAACTAGGCTTAAAGAAAGGAGCATGGACTCCCGAGGAAGATCAGAAGCTTGTCTCCTACGTCAACCGTCACGGTGAAGGTGGATGGCGAACTCTCCCCGAAAAAGCTG GACTCAAAAGATGTGGCAAAAGCTGCAGACTGAGATGGGCTAATTATCTACGACCTGACATCAAAAGAGGAGAGTTCACTGAAGATGAAGAATGTTCTATCATCTCTCTTCATGCCCTTCATGGCAACAA ATGGGCTGCAATAGCTCGTGGATTACCGGGAAGAACCGATAACGAAATCAAGAACCACTGGAACACTCATATCAAAAAACGTTTGATAAAGAAAGGTGTCGATCCGGTTACACACAAGAGCTTGATTTCCGACAAATCAGAAAACTTCCCAGAGATTCCAGAGAAGCAAAACGTTATTCAGACAATTATAACGAGTGAAGATGATCTTGATAATGAGAAGGTGAAGAATAGCAACAAGAAGCCGGTATTATCATCGGCTAAGTTCTTAAACAGAGTAGCTAATAGGTTCGGAAAGAGAATCAATCAAAGCGTTCTGTCTGAGATTATCGGAAGTGGTGGCCCACTTACTACTACTACTACAAGTCACACTGCTACTACTACAAGTGTCACCGTTAACTCCGAATCAGATAAGTCAACTAGCTCTTCTTTCACACCAACCTCAGATCTTCTATGCCAGATGACTGTTAACGGTAACGCTACATCGTCTCCGTCCACATTCTCTGATGCATCCGTTAATGATAGTTTAATGTACTGTGATAATGAGGATAATCTCGGATTCTCAAATTTTCTGAACGATGAAGATTTCATGATGTTGGAAGAGTCTTGTGTTGACAACACTGAGTTTATGAAAGAACTTTCGAGGTTTCTTGAGGAGGACGTGAACGACGACGTCGAGGTGATGCATGTCTATGAGCATCAAGACAATATCGAAGATATTGATAACTATTTTGCATGA
- the LOC106308955 gene encoding uncharacterized protein LOC106308955 gives MEGAKKRPEVRKCEDPADSSTHEATDSKRPLGVKAAKATGKNKEVQQHTMNEFQNMWTIREKDMAVKERMAKMSLFEGLIGRTEGLDEEEKLLKKKLITDVRQYTFGNHVASCHGSGEWSGVTSGESSAIRVLAYGSALDAVDECLRLGATTARLCVENFVESIINVFGNEYLRRPTPYDLQRLLDDAENRGFPGMIGSIDCMHWEWKNCPTAWKGQFARGTLNDINVLDRSPVFDDIINGEAPQVNFSVNGNEYHMGYYLTDGIYPNWATFIQSIRLPQVPKVVLFAQRQEAVRKDVERAFGVLQARFAIVRNPALSWDKVKIGKIMRACIILHNMIVENERDEGTQFNLSDFEEGEASRSSHVDRRTRRMPTNIANQMGVRTEIRDTNVHAQLKRDLVEHIWAKFGTD, from the exons ATGGAAGGAGCTAAGAAACGACCAGAAGTG AGGAAGTGTGAGGATCCTGCAGATTCATCAACCCATGAAGCCACTGATAGCAAGCGTCCCCTTGGTGTTAAGGCCGCAAAGGCGACTGGTAAGAACAAAGAAGTACAGCAGCATACTATGAATGAGTTTCAGAATATGTGGACAATCAGAGAGAAGGATATGGCAGTGAAAGAACGTATGGCTAAGATGAGTCTGTTTGAGGGTCTCATTGGGAGAACAGAGGGTCTAGATGAGGAGGAAAAACTTCTCAAGAAGAAGCTCATCACTGAC GTGAGACAGTACACGTTTGGAAATCATGTTGCTAGTTGTCACGGGAGTGGAGAGTGGAGTGGAGTCACGAGTGGAGAGTCCT CAGCTATACGTGTGTTGGCGTATGGTTCTGCCCTTGATGCGGTCGACGAATGCCTTAGGCTCGGTGCAACCACGGCACGATTATGTGTGGAAAATTTTGTAGAGTCAATAATAAATGTGTTCGGCAATGAGTATCTAAGAAGACCAACACCATATGATCTGCAACGTCTACTTGATGATGCAGAGAATCGTGGATTTCCCGGGATGATAGGAAGCATCGATTGTATGCATTGGGAGTGGAAGAATTGTCCCACCGCTTGGAAAGGGCAATTTGCTCGGG GTACCTTAAATGATATTAATGTTCTTGATCGGTCACCTGTTTTTGATGACATAATAAATGGTGAAGCCCCACAAGTGAATTTCTCGGTAAATGGAAATGAGTACCATATGGGTTATTATCTCACCGATGGAATTTATCCAAATTGGGCAACTTTCATCCAATCTATTCGACTTCCACAAGTGCCGAAAGTAGTTTTATTTGCGCAACGTCAAGAAGCTGTCCGAAAAGATGTTGAGCGTGCTTTCGGAGTTTTACAAGCTCGATTTGCCATTGTTAGAAATCCGGCACTTTCTTGGGATAAAGTCAAGATCGGGAAGATTATGAGAGCATGTATTATACTCCATAATATGATAGTAGAAAACGAACGAGATGAAGGTACTCAATTTAATCTTTCAGATTTCGAAGAAGGAGAAGCCAGCAGGAGTTCACATGTCGATCGTCGAACAAGGAGAATGCCTACAAATATTGCCAATCAGATGGGTGTTCGAACTGAAATTCGTGATACAAATGTGCATGCACAACTAAAACGGGATTTGGTCGAACATATATGGGCTAAATTTGGAACTGATTAA
- the LOC106307525 gene encoding 60S ribosomal protein L6-1-like yields MPAAKQRTPKASRNPDLIRGVGKYSRSQMYHKRGLWAIKAKNGGVFPRHDAKSKVEAPVEKAAKFYPAEDVKKPLANRRKPKPTKLKASITPGTVLIILAGRFKGKRVVFLKQLTSGLLLVTGPFKINGVPLRRVNQSYVIGTSTKVDISGVSIEKFDDKYFGKVAEKKTKKGEGEFFEADKKEKKEIPQEKKEDQKTVDAALIKSIEAVPELKIYLGARFSLSQGMKPHELVF; encoded by the exons ATGCCGGCGGCTAAGCAGAGGACCCCGAAAGCAAGCCGAAACCCCGATCTGATCAGGGGTGTCGGCAAATACTCTCGCTCGCAAATGTACCACAAGAGAGGTTTGTGGGCAATCAAGGCCAAAAACGGCGGCGTTTTCCCCCGTCACGACGCTAAGTCCAAGGTCGAAGCTCCCGTTGAGAAGGCCGCCAAGTTCTATCCAGCTGAAGACGTTAAGAAGCCTCTCGCCAACAGACGCAAGCCTAAGCCCACCAAACTCAA AGCCAGCATTACTCCAGGAACTGTGTTGATCATCCTTGCTGGTAGATTCAAGGGCAAGAGAGTTGTCTTTCTCAAGCAACTCACTTCTGGTTTGCTTTTGGTTACTG GACCATTCAAGATCAACGGTGTCCCTTTGAGACGTGTTAACCAGTCGTACGTGATTGGCACCTCCACAAAGGTTGACATTTCTGGAGTCAGCATTGAGAAATTCGATGACAAGTACTTCGGAAAGGTTGCTGAGAAGAAGACCAAGAAAGGAGAAGGCGAGTTCTTTGAAGCTGACAAAAAG GAGAAGAAAGAGATCCCACAAGAGAAGAAAGAAGACCAGAAAACCGTTGACGCAGCTCTGATCAAATCCATTGAAGCAGTCCCAGAGCTCAAGATCTACCTCGGCGCCAGGTTCTCTTTGTCACAAGGAATGAAACCCCATGAGCTCGTCTTCTAG